From one Vanessa tameamea isolate UH-Manoa-2023 chromosome 9, ilVanTame1 primary haplotype, whole genome shotgun sequence genomic stretch:
- the LOC113394170 gene encoding hydroxyacylglutathione hydrolase, mitochondrial isoform X2: MDVKILPALQDNYMYLIVDKATKEAAIVDPVEPKTVLKAVNEHGVKLTTILTTHHHWDHAGGNEDLVKQHPGLEVYGGDDRIGALTKKAEHNTRFSIGKLNIQCLFTPCHTSGHICYYVTAPDDNSDSAVFTGDTLFLGGCGRFFEGTAEQMHKALIEVLGSLPDNTKVFCGHEYSLQNLQFAAHVEPDNGEIKKKIAWSLSRRENNKPTVPSTISEEKLYNPFMRVTEESVMKHAKKNDAVETMRAIRLEKDHFKG, encoded by the exons ATGGATGTAAAAATACTGCCTGCTTTGCAAGATAACTACATGTATTTGATTGTTGATAAGGCAACTAAAGAAGCAGCTATAGTAGATCCTGTTGAACCAAAGACAGTTTTGAAGGCTGTTAATGAACATGGAGTCAAATTAACAACTATTCTAACAACACATCACCActg ggaCCATGCAGGAGGTAATGAAGATCTAGTGAAACAACATCCAGGGCTAGAAGTATATGGTGGAGATGATCGCATTGGAGCCCTGACTAAGAAAGCTGAACATAACACTAGATTCAGTATTGGTAAACTAAACATACAGTGTCTATTCACACCATGTCATACCTCTGGACACATCTGTTATTATGTCACAGCACCTGATGACAATAGTGACTCTGCTGTGTTTACTG GTGATACATTATTCTTGGGTGGGTGTGGAAGATTTTTTGAAGGCACAGCTGAACAAATGCACAAAGCTCTGATTGAAGTACTTGGAAGTCTTCCAGATAACACTAAAGTTTTTTGTGGCCATGAATACAGCCTTCAGAATTTACAGTTTGCAGCTCATGTGGAACCAGATAATGGGGAAATCAAAAAGAAAATTGCATGGTCTTTGAGCAGGAGAGAAAATAACAAGCCTACA GTACCTTCAACCATATCTGAAGAGAAACTTTATAATCCATTCATGAGAGTTACAGAAGAGTCAGTGATGAAACATGCAAAAAAGAATGATGCCGTAGAAACTATGCGGGCTATTCGCTTAGAGAAAGATCATTTCAAAGGTTGA
- the LOC113394171 gene encoding uncharacterized protein LOC113394171 — MTVQQLSSNISDDSDDMVSLPSEEEIYRRKYQLLLERCEVLQQDNERIVNRIHEVKKITRRYKKDIKLLIERLDKHGDPFRTASVEVETKPEVAPRAPRAGAKTQTTPKQVEKQNTTGAKKPATKRKSKADKPERDPNAPKKPCNAFFQFCQEQRPVVVAETTTEMGSEPSKQEVTRQLASRWRALTNEEKRIYVAMFERSKEKYAEEMSAYIKKEQ; from the exons atgacagtCCAACAGCTCAGTTCGAATATTTCTGACGACTCGGATGATATGGTTAGTTTACCATCAGAGGAAGAGATTTATAGGAGAAAATATCAATTGTTATTAGAACGATGTGAAGTGTTGCAACAGGACAATGAAAGAATCGTGAATAg aatacatgaagtaaaaaaaataacgaggCGATACAAAAAAGATATAAAGTTGTTGATTGAACGGTTAGACAAACATGGAGATCCCTTCCGAACGGCTTCTGTTGAAGTAGAGACGAAACCTGAGGTAGCCCCTCGGGCACCTCGTGCCGGGGCAAAAACACAAACAACACCAAAACAAgtagaaaaacaaaatacgaCAGGTGCTAAAAAGCCAGCAACCAAACGAAAAAGCAAAGCAGATAAA CCTGAAAGAGATCCAAATGCACCTAAAAAGCCTTGCAATGCATTTTTCCAATTTTGCCAAGAGCAAAGACCAGTGGTCGTAGCTGAAACTACAACTGAAATGGGATCTGAACCTTCAAAACAAGAAGTAACCCGACAATTAGCATCACGCTGGAGAGCATTAACAAATGAGGAAAAAAGg ATTTATGTTGCAATGTTTGAAAGATCAAAGGAAAAATATGCAGAAGAAATGTCAGCATACATCAAGAAAGAACAATGA
- the LOC113394170 gene encoding hydroxyacylglutathione hydrolase, mitochondrial isoform X1: MLPRLVHALPFGLSQRITKLYFQALVWNQRGAHSEQGNEDLKAMDVKILPALQDNYMYLIVDKATKEAAIVDPVEPKTVLKAVNEHGVKLTTILTTHHHWDHAGGNEDLVKQHPGLEVYGGDDRIGALTKKAEHNTRFSIGKLNIQCLFTPCHTSGHICYYVTAPDDNSDSAVFTGDTLFLGGCGRFFEGTAEQMHKALIEVLGSLPDNTKVFCGHEYSLQNLQFAAHVEPDNGEIKKKIAWSLSRRENNKPTVPSTISEEKLYNPFMRVTEESVMKHAKKNDAVETMRAIRLEKDHFKG, encoded by the exons atgcTTCCTAGATTAGTACATGCATTGCCATTTGGGCTTTCGCAAAGaataacaaaactttatttCCAAG CTCTAGTTTGGAATCAACGAGGCGCCCATAGTGAACAAGGAAACGAAGATTTGAAAGCAATGGATGTAAAAATACTGCCTGCTTTGCAAGATAACTACATGTATTTGATTGTTGATAAGGCAACTAAAGAAGCAGCTATAGTAGATCCTGTTGAACCAAAGACAGTTTTGAAGGCTGTTAATGAACATGGAGTCAAATTAACAACTATTCTAACAACACATCACCActg ggaCCATGCAGGAGGTAATGAAGATCTAGTGAAACAACATCCAGGGCTAGAAGTATATGGTGGAGATGATCGCATTGGAGCCCTGACTAAGAAAGCTGAACATAACACTAGATTCAGTATTGGTAAACTAAACATACAGTGTCTATTCACACCATGTCATACCTCTGGACACATCTGTTATTATGTCACAGCACCTGATGACAATAGTGACTCTGCTGTGTTTACTG GTGATACATTATTCTTGGGTGGGTGTGGAAGATTTTTTGAAGGCACAGCTGAACAAATGCACAAAGCTCTGATTGAAGTACTTGGAAGTCTTCCAGATAACACTAAAGTTTTTTGTGGCCATGAATACAGCCTTCAGAATTTACAGTTTGCAGCTCATGTGGAACCAGATAATGGGGAAATCAAAAAGAAAATTGCATGGTCTTTGAGCAGGAGAGAAAATAACAAGCCTACA GTACCTTCAACCATATCTGAAGAGAAACTTTATAATCCATTCATGAGAGTTACAGAAGAGTCAGTGATGAAACATGCAAAAAAGAATGATGCCGTAGAAACTATGCGGGCTATTCGCTTAGAGAAAGATCATTTCAAAGGTTGA